The sequence GGCAAGAAGACGGCCGAGCGACTGATCTATGAGCTGAAGGAGAAGCTGTCCCGTTACCTGAGCGACCGGCCGGCCGCGGTGTCGGGAGCGGAGAGTCAGCCGGCGCCGGCGCGCATGGACGACCTGCTCTCGGCCCTGGTCAATCTCGGCTACCCCAAGGCGCAGGCCGAGAAAGCCGTGCAGCAGGCATACCGGGAACAGCCCGAGGCGGCCTTCGAGATCCTCCTCCGCAAATCGTTGCGGCATATGATGAAGCGGTAACATGAAAGAATTCCGCGGTATCCTCAATCCCAACCGGACCGAGGAGGAACTCCTCGAGGTGCAGCTCCGGCCCCGGGCGTTTATCGATTACATCGGCCAACGCAAGGTGACCGAAAACGTCGGGATCGCCATCGAGGCGGCCAAGGGACGCAAAGAGGCGCTGGACCACACGCTCTTGTACGGCCCCCCCGGCCTGGGTAAAACCACGCTGGCCGTGGTGATCGCCAGCGAGATGGGGGTGAACCTCCGCACGACGTCCGGTCCGGCTATCGAAAAAAAGGGCGACCTGGCGGCCATCCTGACCAACCTCGAGCCCATGGACATTCTGTTCATCGACGAAATCCACCGCCTGCACTCGACCATCGAGGAGATTCTGTATCCGGCCATGGAGGATTCTGCCATCGATCTGATCATCGGAGAGGGGCCCTCGGCTCGTTCCGTGCCCATCCCGCTGCCGCCGTTCACCCTGATCGGCGCCACCACCCGGTTGGGGCTGCTCACCGCGCCCCTGCGCGCCCGGTTCTGCATCGTCCACCGGCTGGAATTTTACGAGGACGAAGACCTGTACATCATCCTGCAGCGTTCGGCCCGAATCCTGAACGTCCCCGCGACCGAGGACGGGTTGCGGGAAATCGCCCGCCGGGCCCGGGGGACTCCTCGCATCGCCAACAGGCTGCTGAAGCGCGTCCGTGACTTCGTCCAGGTCCGCTCCCACGGCACCATCGACCGCGACAACGCCTGCGCCGCCTTCCGCATGCTGGATGTGGATGACATCGGCATGGACGACGTCACCCGCCACCTCCTCGAGGTGATCGTGGACAAGTTCG is a genomic window of Acidobacteriota bacterium containing:
- the ruvB gene encoding Holliday junction branch migration DNA helicase RuvB, which codes for MKEFRGILNPNRTEEELLEVQLRPRAFIDYIGQRKVTENVGIAIEAAKGRKEALDHTLLYGPPGLGKTTLAVVIASEMGVNLRTTSGPAIEKKGDLAAILTNLEPMDILFIDEIHRLHSTIEEILYPAMEDSAIDLIIGEGPSARSVPIPLPPFTLIGATTRLGLLTAPLRARFCIVHRLEFYEDEDLYIILQRSARILNVPATEDGLREIARRARGTPRIANRLLKRVRDFVQVRSHGTIDRDNACAAFRMLDVDDIGMDDVTRHLLEVIVDKFGGGPVGINTLAAATEEEKDTIQDIYEPFLIQKGFLDRTPRGRMATALAYRYLGRPVPAGVPDNQKKLFER